The Camelus ferus isolate YT-003-E chromosome 32, BCGSAC_Cfer_1.0, whole genome shotgun sequence genome window below encodes:
- the GUCD1 gene encoding protein GUCD1 isoform X2, which produces MTGPRCRRKHRPSGRQGQSGARASKHPTPETGWTARRGSVAAGGGTEGQDLPSQFKLRNPAAPAGDFVQLPVPIIQQLYHWDCGLACSRMVLRYLGQLDDSEFESALRELRLTKSIWTIDLAYLMRHFGVRHRFCTQTLGVDKGYKNQSFYRKHFDTEETRVNQLFAQAKACKVLVEKCTVSVQDIQAHLAQGHVAIVLVNSGVLHCDLCSSPVKYCCFAPSGHRCFCRTPDYQGHFIVLRGYNRATGCIFYNNPAYADQQPPTWGSAGLFHTPAIAGPGHLSLPRRQPHAAAQGPTRLPQARLLRTKESLPSPIPAPDPPRALHSPGDREEPPMTHTDLPWAASCVSSPLWASLSPSAELGKGQRTGSQSPPQAGRAS; this is translated from the exons ATGACGGGACCCAGGTGCCGCCGGAAACACCGACCCTCGGGCCGGCAAGGGCAAAGTGGGGCTCGCGCTTCCAAGCACCCGACACCAGAGACGGGCTGGACCGCCCGGCGGGGCTCGGTGGCGGCAGGTGGTGGGACCGAGGGCCAGGACCTCCCCTCACAATTTAAACTTCGGAACCCGGCAGCGCCAG CAGGGGACTTTGTGCAGCTGCCTGTGCCCATCATCCAGCAGCTCTACCACTGGGACTGCGGCCTGGCCTGCTCCAGGATGGTGCTGCG ATACCTGGGCCAGCTGGACGACAGTGAGTTTGAGAGTGCCCTGCGGGAGCTGCGGCTAACCAAGAGCATCTGGACCATTGACCTGGCCTACCTGATGCGCCACTTTGGCGTGAGGCACCGCTTCTGCACCCAGACCCTGGGCGTCGACAAGGGCTACAAGAACCAG TCCTTCTACAGGAAGCACTTTGACACCGAGGAGACCCGGGTGAACCAGCTGTTTGCACAAGCCAAAGCCTGCAAGGTGCTGGTGGAGAAATG CACAGTCAGCGTGCAGGACATCCAAGCGCACCTGGCACAGGGCCACGTGGCCATCGTGCTGGTGAACTCGGGGGTGTTGCACTGTGACCTCTGCTCCAGCCCCGTCAAGTACTGCTGCTTCGCTCCCAGCGGCCACCGCTGCTTCTGCCGCACCCCCGACTACCAGGGCCACTTCATCGTGCTGCGTGGCTACAACCGGGCCACCGGCTGCATCTTCTACAACAACCCAGCCTACGCAGACC AGCAGCCACCAACCTGGGGCAGTGCTGGCCTCTTCCACACCCCCGCCATCGCCGGGCCAGGACATCTCTCCCTACCAAGGCGCCAGCCCCATGCcgctgcccagggccccacccgTCTCCCCCAGGCCCGCCTTCTGAGGACAAAGGAGAGTcttcccagccccatccctgctccaGACCCACCCAGGGCTCTCCACagccctggggacagggaagaaccCCCCATGACTCACACAGACTTACCCTGGGCAGCCTCATGtgtttcttcccctctctgggcctcactttctccatctgCTGAGCTCGGGAAGGGTCAGAGGACAGGCTCACAAAGTCCACCAcaggcagggagggcttcctga
- the GUCD1 gene encoding protein GUCD1 isoform X10 translates to MTGPRCRRKHRPSGRQGQSGARASKHPTPETGWTARRGSVAAGGGTEGQDLPSQFKLRNPAAPAGDFVQLPVPIIQQLYHWDCGLACSRMVLRYLGQLDDSEFESALRELRLTKSIWTIDLAYLMRHFGVRHRFCTQTLGVDKGYKNQSFYRKHFDTEETRVNQLFAQAKACKVLVEKCTVSVQDIQAHLAQGHVAIVLVNSGVLHCDLCSSPVKYCCFAPSGHRCFCRTPDYQGHFIVLRGYNRATGCIFYNNPAYADRMCSTSLSNFEEARTSYGTDEDILFVYLDS, encoded by the exons ATGACGGGACCCAGGTGCCGCCGGAAACACCGACCCTCGGGCCGGCAAGGGCAAAGTGGGGCTCGCGCTTCCAAGCACCCGACACCAGAGACGGGCTGGACCGCCCGGCGGGGCTCGGTGGCGGCAGGTGGTGGGACCGAGGGCCAGGACCTCCCCTCACAATTTAAACTTCGGAACCCGGCAGCGCCAG CAGGGGACTTTGTGCAGCTGCCTGTGCCCATCATCCAGCAGCTCTACCACTGGGACTGCGGCCTGGCCTGCTCCAGGATGGTGCTGCG ATACCTGGGCCAGCTGGACGACAGTGAGTTTGAGAGTGCCCTGCGGGAGCTGCGGCTAACCAAGAGCATCTGGACCATTGACCTGGCCTACCTGATGCGCCACTTTGGCGTGAGGCACCGCTTCTGCACCCAGACCCTGGGCGTCGACAAGGGCTACAAGAACCAG TCCTTCTACAGGAAGCACTTTGACACCGAGGAGACCCGGGTGAACCAGCTGTTTGCACAAGCCAAAGCCTGCAAGGTGCTGGTGGAGAAATG CACAGTCAGCGTGCAGGACATCCAAGCGCACCTGGCACAGGGCCACGTGGCCATCGTGCTGGTGAACTCGGGGGTGTTGCACTGTGACCTCTGCTCCAGCCCCGTCAAGTACTGCTGCTTCGCTCCCAGCGGCCACCGCTGCTTCTGCCGCACCCCCGACTACCAGGGCCACTTCATCGTGCTGCGTGGCTACAACCGGGCCACCGGCTGCATCTTCTACAACAACCCAGCCTACGCAGACC GAATGTGCAGCACTAGCCTCAGTAACTTCGAGGAGGCCAGAACCAGCTACGGCACGGACGAGGACATCCTCTTTGTCTACTTGGACAGCTGA
- the GUCD1 gene encoding protein GUCD1 isoform X1, translating into MTGPRCRRKHRPSGRQGQSGARASKHPTPETGWTARRGSVAAGGGTEGQDLPSQFKLRNPAAPAGDFVQLPVPIIQQLYHWDCGLACSRMVLRYLGQLDDSEFESALRELRLTKSIWTIDLAYLMRHFGVRHRFCTQTLGVDKGYKNQSFYRKHFDTEETRVNQLFAQAKACKVLVEKCTVSVQDIQAHLAQGHVAIVLVNSGVLHCDLCSSPVKYCCFAPSGHRCFCRTPDYQGHFIVLRGYNRATGCIFYNNPAYADPEQPPTWGSAGLFHTPAIAGPGHLSLPRRQPHAAAQGPTRLPQARLLRTKESLPSPIPAPDPPRALHSPGDREEPPMTHTDLPWAASCVSSPLWASLSPSAELGKGQRTGSQSPPQAGRAS; encoded by the exons ATGACGGGACCCAGGTGCCGCCGGAAACACCGACCCTCGGGCCGGCAAGGGCAAAGTGGGGCTCGCGCTTCCAAGCACCCGACACCAGAGACGGGCTGGACCGCCCGGCGGGGCTCGGTGGCGGCAGGTGGTGGGACCGAGGGCCAGGACCTCCCCTCACAATTTAAACTTCGGAACCCGGCAGCGCCAG CAGGGGACTTTGTGCAGCTGCCTGTGCCCATCATCCAGCAGCTCTACCACTGGGACTGCGGCCTGGCCTGCTCCAGGATGGTGCTGCG ATACCTGGGCCAGCTGGACGACAGTGAGTTTGAGAGTGCCCTGCGGGAGCTGCGGCTAACCAAGAGCATCTGGACCATTGACCTGGCCTACCTGATGCGCCACTTTGGCGTGAGGCACCGCTTCTGCACCCAGACCCTGGGCGTCGACAAGGGCTACAAGAACCAG TCCTTCTACAGGAAGCACTTTGACACCGAGGAGACCCGGGTGAACCAGCTGTTTGCACAAGCCAAAGCCTGCAAGGTGCTGGTGGAGAAATG CACAGTCAGCGTGCAGGACATCCAAGCGCACCTGGCACAGGGCCACGTGGCCATCGTGCTGGTGAACTCGGGGGTGTTGCACTGTGACCTCTGCTCCAGCCCCGTCAAGTACTGCTGCTTCGCTCCCAGCGGCCACCGCTGCTTCTGCCGCACCCCCGACTACCAGGGCCACTTCATCGTGCTGCGTGGCTACAACCGGGCCACCGGCTGCATCTTCTACAACAACCCAGCCTACGCAGACC CAGAGCAGCCACCAACCTGGGGCAGTGCTGGCCTCTTCCACACCCCCGCCATCGCCGGGCCAGGACATCTCTCCCTACCAAGGCGCCAGCCCCATGCcgctgcccagggccccacccgTCTCCCCCAGGCCCGCCTTCTGAGGACAAAGGAGAGTcttcccagccccatccctgctccaGACCCACCCAGGGCTCTCCACagccctggggacagggaagaaccCCCCATGACTCACACAGACTTACCCTGGGCAGCCTCATGtgtttcttcccctctctgggcctcactttctccatctgCTGAGCTCGGGAAGGGTCAGAGGACAGGCTCACAAAGTCCACCAcaggcagggagggcttcctga
- the GUCD1 gene encoding protein GUCD1 isoform X3: MTGPRCRRKHRPSGRQGQSGARASKHPTPETGWTARRGSVAAGGGTEGQDLPSQFKLRNPAAPGDFVQLPVPIIQQLYHWDCGLACSRMVLRYLGQLDDSEFESALRELRLTKSIWTIDLAYLMRHFGVRHRFCTQTLGVDKGYKNQSFYRKHFDTEETRVNQLFAQAKACKVLVEKCTVSVQDIQAHLAQGHVAIVLVNSGVLHCDLCSSPVKYCCFAPSGHRCFCRTPDYQGHFIVLRGYNRATGCIFYNNPAYADPEQPPTWGSAGLFHTPAIAGPGHLSLPRRQPHAAAQGPTRLPQARLLRTKESLPSPIPAPDPPRALHSPGDREEPPMTHTDLPWAASCVSSPLWASLSPSAELGKGQRTGSQSPPQAGRAS; the protein is encoded by the exons ATGACGGGACCCAGGTGCCGCCGGAAACACCGACCCTCGGGCCGGCAAGGGCAAAGTGGGGCTCGCGCTTCCAAGCACCCGACACCAGAGACGGGCTGGACCGCCCGGCGGGGCTCGGTGGCGGCAGGTGGTGGGACCGAGGGCCAGGACCTCCCCTCACAATTTAAACTTCGGAACCCGGCAGCGCCAG GGGACTTTGTGCAGCTGCCTGTGCCCATCATCCAGCAGCTCTACCACTGGGACTGCGGCCTGGCCTGCTCCAGGATGGTGCTGCG ATACCTGGGCCAGCTGGACGACAGTGAGTTTGAGAGTGCCCTGCGGGAGCTGCGGCTAACCAAGAGCATCTGGACCATTGACCTGGCCTACCTGATGCGCCACTTTGGCGTGAGGCACCGCTTCTGCACCCAGACCCTGGGCGTCGACAAGGGCTACAAGAACCAG TCCTTCTACAGGAAGCACTTTGACACCGAGGAGACCCGGGTGAACCAGCTGTTTGCACAAGCCAAAGCCTGCAAGGTGCTGGTGGAGAAATG CACAGTCAGCGTGCAGGACATCCAAGCGCACCTGGCACAGGGCCACGTGGCCATCGTGCTGGTGAACTCGGGGGTGTTGCACTGTGACCTCTGCTCCAGCCCCGTCAAGTACTGCTGCTTCGCTCCCAGCGGCCACCGCTGCTTCTGCCGCACCCCCGACTACCAGGGCCACTTCATCGTGCTGCGTGGCTACAACCGGGCCACCGGCTGCATCTTCTACAACAACCCAGCCTACGCAGACC CAGAGCAGCCACCAACCTGGGGCAGTGCTGGCCTCTTCCACACCCCCGCCATCGCCGGGCCAGGACATCTCTCCCTACCAAGGCGCCAGCCCCATGCcgctgcccagggccccacccgTCTCCCCCAGGCCCGCCTTCTGAGGACAAAGGAGAGTcttcccagccccatccctgctccaGACCCACCCAGGGCTCTCCACagccctggggacagggaagaaccCCCCATGACTCACACAGACTTACCCTGGGCAGCCTCATGtgtttcttcccctctctgggcctcactttctccatctgCTGAGCTCGGGAAGGGTCAGAGGACAGGCTCACAAAGTCCACCAcaggcagggagggcttcctga
- the GUCD1 gene encoding protein GUCD1 isoform X11 — MTGPRCRRKHRPSGRQGQSGARASKHPTPETGWTARRGSVAAGGGTEGQDLPSQFKLRNPAAPGDFVQLPVPIIQQLYHWDCGLACSRMVLRYLGQLDDSEFESALRELRLTKSIWTIDLAYLMRHFGVRHRFCTQTLGVDKGYKNQSFYRKHFDTEETRVNQLFAQAKACKVLVEKCTVSVQDIQAHLAQGHVAIVLVNSGVLHCDLCSSPVKYCCFAPSGHRCFCRTPDYQGHFIVLRGYNRATGCIFYNNPAYADRMCSTSLSNFEEARTSYGTDEDILFVYLDS, encoded by the exons ATGACGGGACCCAGGTGCCGCCGGAAACACCGACCCTCGGGCCGGCAAGGGCAAAGTGGGGCTCGCGCTTCCAAGCACCCGACACCAGAGACGGGCTGGACCGCCCGGCGGGGCTCGGTGGCGGCAGGTGGTGGGACCGAGGGCCAGGACCTCCCCTCACAATTTAAACTTCGGAACCCGGCAGCGCCAG GGGACTTTGTGCAGCTGCCTGTGCCCATCATCCAGCAGCTCTACCACTGGGACTGCGGCCTGGCCTGCTCCAGGATGGTGCTGCG ATACCTGGGCCAGCTGGACGACAGTGAGTTTGAGAGTGCCCTGCGGGAGCTGCGGCTAACCAAGAGCATCTGGACCATTGACCTGGCCTACCTGATGCGCCACTTTGGCGTGAGGCACCGCTTCTGCACCCAGACCCTGGGCGTCGACAAGGGCTACAAGAACCAG TCCTTCTACAGGAAGCACTTTGACACCGAGGAGACCCGGGTGAACCAGCTGTTTGCACAAGCCAAAGCCTGCAAGGTGCTGGTGGAGAAATG CACAGTCAGCGTGCAGGACATCCAAGCGCACCTGGCACAGGGCCACGTGGCCATCGTGCTGGTGAACTCGGGGGTGTTGCACTGTGACCTCTGCTCCAGCCCCGTCAAGTACTGCTGCTTCGCTCCCAGCGGCCACCGCTGCTTCTGCCGCACCCCCGACTACCAGGGCCACTTCATCGTGCTGCGTGGCTACAACCGGGCCACCGGCTGCATCTTCTACAACAACCCAGCCTACGCAGACC GAATGTGCAGCACTAGCCTCAGTAACTTCGAGGAGGCCAGAACCAGCTACGGCACGGACGAGGACATCCTCTTTGTCTACTTGGACAGCTGA
- the GUCD1 gene encoding protein GUCD1 isoform X6, protein MTGPRCRRKHRPSGRQGQSGARASKHPTPETGWTARRGSVAAGGGTEGQDLPSQFKLRNPAAPAGDFVQLPVPIIQQLYHWDCGLACSRMVLRYLGQLDDSEFESALRELRLTKSIWTIDLAYLMRHFGVRHRFCTQTLGVDKGYKNQSFYRKHFDTEETRVNQLFAQAKACKVLVEKCGHRCFCRTPDYQGHFIVLRGYNRATGCIFYNNPAYADQQPPTWGSAGLFHTPAIAGPGHLSLPRRQPHAAAQGPTRLPQARLLRTKESLPSPIPAPDPPRALHSPGDREEPPMTHTDLPWAASCVSSPLWASLSPSAELGKGQRTGSQSPPQAGRAS, encoded by the exons ATGACGGGACCCAGGTGCCGCCGGAAACACCGACCCTCGGGCCGGCAAGGGCAAAGTGGGGCTCGCGCTTCCAAGCACCCGACACCAGAGACGGGCTGGACCGCCCGGCGGGGCTCGGTGGCGGCAGGTGGTGGGACCGAGGGCCAGGACCTCCCCTCACAATTTAAACTTCGGAACCCGGCAGCGCCAG CAGGGGACTTTGTGCAGCTGCCTGTGCCCATCATCCAGCAGCTCTACCACTGGGACTGCGGCCTGGCCTGCTCCAGGATGGTGCTGCG ATACCTGGGCCAGCTGGACGACAGTGAGTTTGAGAGTGCCCTGCGGGAGCTGCGGCTAACCAAGAGCATCTGGACCATTGACCTGGCCTACCTGATGCGCCACTTTGGCGTGAGGCACCGCTTCTGCACCCAGACCCTGGGCGTCGACAAGGGCTACAAGAACCAG TCCTTCTACAGGAAGCACTTTGACACCGAGGAGACCCGGGTGAACCAGCTGTTTGCACAAGCCAAAGCCTGCAAGGTGCTGGTGGAGAAATG CGGCCACCGCTGCTTCTGCCGCACCCCCGACTACCAGGGCCACTTCATCGTGCTGCGTGGCTACAACCGGGCCACCGGCTGCATCTTCTACAACAACCCAGCCTACGCAGACC AGCAGCCACCAACCTGGGGCAGTGCTGGCCTCTTCCACACCCCCGCCATCGCCGGGCCAGGACATCTCTCCCTACCAAGGCGCCAGCCCCATGCcgctgcccagggccccacccgTCTCCCCCAGGCCCGCCTTCTGAGGACAAAGGAGAGTcttcccagccccatccctgctccaGACCCACCCAGGGCTCTCCACagccctggggacagggaagaaccCCCCATGACTCACACAGACTTACCCTGGGCAGCCTCATGtgtttcttcccctctctgggcctcactttctccatctgCTGAGCTCGGGAAGGGTCAGAGGACAGGCTCACAAAGTCCACCAcaggcagggagggcttcctga
- the GUCD1 gene encoding protein GUCD1 isoform X4: protein MTGPRCRRKHRPSGRQGQSGARASKHPTPETGWTARRGSVAAGGGTEGQDLPSQFKLRNPAAPAGDFVQLPVPIIQQLYHWDCGLACSRMVLRYLGQLDDSEFESALRELRLTKSIWTIDLAYLMRHFGVRHRFCTQTLGVDKGYKNQSFYRKHFDTEETRVNQLFAQAKACKVLVEKCPVKYCCFAPSGHRCFCRTPDYQGHFIVLRGYNRATGCIFYNNPAYADPEQPPTWGSAGLFHTPAIAGPGHLSLPRRQPHAAAQGPTRLPQARLLRTKESLPSPIPAPDPPRALHSPGDREEPPMTHTDLPWAASCVSSPLWASLSPSAELGKGQRTGSQSPPQAGRAS from the exons ATGACGGGACCCAGGTGCCGCCGGAAACACCGACCCTCGGGCCGGCAAGGGCAAAGTGGGGCTCGCGCTTCCAAGCACCCGACACCAGAGACGGGCTGGACCGCCCGGCGGGGCTCGGTGGCGGCAGGTGGTGGGACCGAGGGCCAGGACCTCCCCTCACAATTTAAACTTCGGAACCCGGCAGCGCCAG CAGGGGACTTTGTGCAGCTGCCTGTGCCCATCATCCAGCAGCTCTACCACTGGGACTGCGGCCTGGCCTGCTCCAGGATGGTGCTGCG ATACCTGGGCCAGCTGGACGACAGTGAGTTTGAGAGTGCCCTGCGGGAGCTGCGGCTAACCAAGAGCATCTGGACCATTGACCTGGCCTACCTGATGCGCCACTTTGGCGTGAGGCACCGCTTCTGCACCCAGACCCTGGGCGTCGACAAGGGCTACAAGAACCAG TCCTTCTACAGGAAGCACTTTGACACCGAGGAGACCCGGGTGAACCAGCTGTTTGCACAAGCCAAAGCCTGCAAGGTGCTGGTGGAGAAATG CCCCGTCAAGTACTGCTGCTTCGCTCCCAGCGGCCACCGCTGCTTCTGCCGCACCCCCGACTACCAGGGCCACTTCATCGTGCTGCGTGGCTACAACCGGGCCACCGGCTGCATCTTCTACAACAACCCAGCCTACGCAGACC CAGAGCAGCCACCAACCTGGGGCAGTGCTGGCCTCTTCCACACCCCCGCCATCGCCGGGCCAGGACATCTCTCCCTACCAAGGCGCCAGCCCCATGCcgctgcccagggccccacccgTCTCCCCCAGGCCCGCCTTCTGAGGACAAAGGAGAGTcttcccagccccatccctgctccaGACCCACCCAGGGCTCTCCACagccctggggacagggaagaaccCCCCATGACTCACACAGACTTACCCTGGGCAGCCTCATGtgtttcttcccctctctgggcctcactttctccatctgCTGAGCTCGGGAAGGGTCAGAGGACAGGCTCACAAAGTCCACCAcaggcagggagggcttcctga
- the GUCD1 gene encoding protein GUCD1 isoform X5: MTGPRCRRKHRPSGRQGQSGARASKHPTPETGWTARRGSVAAGGGTEGQDLPSQFKLRNPAAPAGDFVQLPVPIIQQLYHWDCGLACSRMVLRYLGQLDDSEFESALRELRLTKSIWTIDLAYLMRHFGVRHRFCTQTLGVDKGYKNQSFYRKHFDTEETRVNQLFAQAKACKVLVEKCGHRCFCRTPDYQGHFIVLRGYNRATGCIFYNNPAYADPEQPPTWGSAGLFHTPAIAGPGHLSLPRRQPHAAAQGPTRLPQARLLRTKESLPSPIPAPDPPRALHSPGDREEPPMTHTDLPWAASCVSSPLWASLSPSAELGKGQRTGSQSPPQAGRAS; encoded by the exons ATGACGGGACCCAGGTGCCGCCGGAAACACCGACCCTCGGGCCGGCAAGGGCAAAGTGGGGCTCGCGCTTCCAAGCACCCGACACCAGAGACGGGCTGGACCGCCCGGCGGGGCTCGGTGGCGGCAGGTGGTGGGACCGAGGGCCAGGACCTCCCCTCACAATTTAAACTTCGGAACCCGGCAGCGCCAG CAGGGGACTTTGTGCAGCTGCCTGTGCCCATCATCCAGCAGCTCTACCACTGGGACTGCGGCCTGGCCTGCTCCAGGATGGTGCTGCG ATACCTGGGCCAGCTGGACGACAGTGAGTTTGAGAGTGCCCTGCGGGAGCTGCGGCTAACCAAGAGCATCTGGACCATTGACCTGGCCTACCTGATGCGCCACTTTGGCGTGAGGCACCGCTTCTGCACCCAGACCCTGGGCGTCGACAAGGGCTACAAGAACCAG TCCTTCTACAGGAAGCACTTTGACACCGAGGAGACCCGGGTGAACCAGCTGTTTGCACAAGCCAAAGCCTGCAAGGTGCTGGTGGAGAAATG CGGCCACCGCTGCTTCTGCCGCACCCCCGACTACCAGGGCCACTTCATCGTGCTGCGTGGCTACAACCGGGCCACCGGCTGCATCTTCTACAACAACCCAGCCTACGCAGACC CAGAGCAGCCACCAACCTGGGGCAGTGCTGGCCTCTTCCACACCCCCGCCATCGCCGGGCCAGGACATCTCTCCCTACCAAGGCGCCAGCCCCATGCcgctgcccagggccccacccgTCTCCCCCAGGCCCGCCTTCTGAGGACAAAGGAGAGTcttcccagccccatccctgctccaGACCCACCCAGGGCTCTCCACagccctggggacagggaagaaccCCCCATGACTCACACAGACTTACCCTGGGCAGCCTCATGtgtttcttcccctctctgggcctcactttctccatctgCTGAGCTCGGGAAGGGTCAGAGGACAGGCTCACAAAGTCCACCAcaggcagggagggcttcctga
- the GUCD1 gene encoding protein GUCD1 isoform X12 has product MTGPRCRRKHRPSGRQGQSGARASKHPTPETGWTARRGSVAAGGGTEGQDLPSQFKLRNPAAPAGDFVQLPVPIIQQLYHWDCGLACSRMVLRYLGQLDDSEFESALRELRLTKSIWTIDLAYLMRHFGVRHRFCTQTLGVDKGYKNQSFYRKHFDTEETRVNQLFAQAKACKVLVEKCGHRCFCRTPDYQGHFIVLRGYNRATGCIFYNNPAYADRMCSTSLSNFEEARTSYGTDEDILFVYLDS; this is encoded by the exons ATGACGGGACCCAGGTGCCGCCGGAAACACCGACCCTCGGGCCGGCAAGGGCAAAGTGGGGCTCGCGCTTCCAAGCACCCGACACCAGAGACGGGCTGGACCGCCCGGCGGGGCTCGGTGGCGGCAGGTGGTGGGACCGAGGGCCAGGACCTCCCCTCACAATTTAAACTTCGGAACCCGGCAGCGCCAG CAGGGGACTTTGTGCAGCTGCCTGTGCCCATCATCCAGCAGCTCTACCACTGGGACTGCGGCCTGGCCTGCTCCAGGATGGTGCTGCG ATACCTGGGCCAGCTGGACGACAGTGAGTTTGAGAGTGCCCTGCGGGAGCTGCGGCTAACCAAGAGCATCTGGACCATTGACCTGGCCTACCTGATGCGCCACTTTGGCGTGAGGCACCGCTTCTGCACCCAGACCCTGGGCGTCGACAAGGGCTACAAGAACCAG TCCTTCTACAGGAAGCACTTTGACACCGAGGAGACCCGGGTGAACCAGCTGTTTGCACAAGCCAAAGCCTGCAAGGTGCTGGTGGAGAAATG CGGCCACCGCTGCTTCTGCCGCACCCCCGACTACCAGGGCCACTTCATCGTGCTGCGTGGCTACAACCGGGCCACCGGCTGCATCTTCTACAACAACCCAGCCTACGCAGACC GAATGTGCAGCACTAGCCTCAGTAACTTCGAGGAGGCCAGAACCAGCTACGGCACGGACGAGGACATCCTCTTTGTCTACTTGGACAGCTGA
- the GUCD1 gene encoding protein GUCD1 isoform X13, producing MTGPRCRRKHRPSGRQGQSGARASKHPTPETGWTARRGSVAAGGGTEGQDLPSQFKLRNPAAPGDFVQLPVPIIQQLYHWDCGLACSRMVLRYLGQLDDSEFESALRELRLTKSIWTIDLAYLMRHFGVRHRFCTQTLGVDKGYKNQSFYRKHFDTEETRVNQLFAQAKACKVLVEKCGHRCFCRTPDYQGHFIVLRGYNRATGCIFYNNPAYADRMCSTSLSNFEEARTSYGTDEDILFVYLDS from the exons ATGACGGGACCCAGGTGCCGCCGGAAACACCGACCCTCGGGCCGGCAAGGGCAAAGTGGGGCTCGCGCTTCCAAGCACCCGACACCAGAGACGGGCTGGACCGCCCGGCGGGGCTCGGTGGCGGCAGGTGGTGGGACCGAGGGCCAGGACCTCCCCTCACAATTTAAACTTCGGAACCCGGCAGCGCCAG GGGACTTTGTGCAGCTGCCTGTGCCCATCATCCAGCAGCTCTACCACTGGGACTGCGGCCTGGCCTGCTCCAGGATGGTGCTGCG ATACCTGGGCCAGCTGGACGACAGTGAGTTTGAGAGTGCCCTGCGGGAGCTGCGGCTAACCAAGAGCATCTGGACCATTGACCTGGCCTACCTGATGCGCCACTTTGGCGTGAGGCACCGCTTCTGCACCCAGACCCTGGGCGTCGACAAGGGCTACAAGAACCAG TCCTTCTACAGGAAGCACTTTGACACCGAGGAGACCCGGGTGAACCAGCTGTTTGCACAAGCCAAAGCCTGCAAGGTGCTGGTGGAGAAATG CGGCCACCGCTGCTTCTGCCGCACCCCCGACTACCAGGGCCACTTCATCGTGCTGCGTGGCTACAACCGGGCCACCGGCTGCATCTTCTACAACAACCCAGCCTACGCAGACC GAATGTGCAGCACTAGCCTCAGTAACTTCGAGGAGGCCAGAACCAGCTACGGCACGGACGAGGACATCCTCTTTGTCTACTTGGACAGCTGA
- the GUCD1 gene encoding protein GUCD1 isoform X7 produces the protein MRTEAEAEGPPLESAGDFVQLPVPIIQQLYHWDCGLACSRMVLRYLGQLDDSEFESALRELRLTKSIWTIDLAYLMRHFGVRHRFCTQTLGVDKGYKNQSFYRKHFDTEETRVNQLFAQAKACKVLVEKCTVSVQDIQAHLAQGHVAIVLVNSGVLHCDLCSSPVKYCCFAPSGHRCFCRTPDYQGHFIVLRGYNRATGCIFYNNPAYADPEQPPTWGSAGLFHTPAIAGPGHLSLPRRQPHAAAQGPTRLPQARLLRTKESLPSPIPAPDPPRALHSPGDREEPPMTHTDLPWAASCVSSPLWASLSPSAELGKGQRTGSQSPPQAGRAS, from the exons atgaggacagaggcgGAGGCAGAGGGGCCACCACTGGAGTCCG CAGGGGACTTTGTGCAGCTGCCTGTGCCCATCATCCAGCAGCTCTACCACTGGGACTGCGGCCTGGCCTGCTCCAGGATGGTGCTGCG ATACCTGGGCCAGCTGGACGACAGTGAGTTTGAGAGTGCCCTGCGGGAGCTGCGGCTAACCAAGAGCATCTGGACCATTGACCTGGCCTACCTGATGCGCCACTTTGGCGTGAGGCACCGCTTCTGCACCCAGACCCTGGGCGTCGACAAGGGCTACAAGAACCAG TCCTTCTACAGGAAGCACTTTGACACCGAGGAGACCCGGGTGAACCAGCTGTTTGCACAAGCCAAAGCCTGCAAGGTGCTGGTGGAGAAATG CACAGTCAGCGTGCAGGACATCCAAGCGCACCTGGCACAGGGCCACGTGGCCATCGTGCTGGTGAACTCGGGGGTGTTGCACTGTGACCTCTGCTCCAGCCCCGTCAAGTACTGCTGCTTCGCTCCCAGCGGCCACCGCTGCTTCTGCCGCACCCCCGACTACCAGGGCCACTTCATCGTGCTGCGTGGCTACAACCGGGCCACCGGCTGCATCTTCTACAACAACCCAGCCTACGCAGACC CAGAGCAGCCACCAACCTGGGGCAGTGCTGGCCTCTTCCACACCCCCGCCATCGCCGGGCCAGGACATCTCTCCCTACCAAGGCGCCAGCCCCATGCcgctgcccagggccccacccgTCTCCCCCAGGCCCGCCTTCTGAGGACAAAGGAGAGTcttcccagccccatccctgctccaGACCCACCCAGGGCTCTCCACagccctggggacagggaagaaccCCCCATGACTCACACAGACTTACCCTGGGCAGCCTCATGtgtttcttcccctctctgggcctcactttctccatctgCTGAGCTCGGGAAGGGTCAGAGGACAGGCTCACAAAGTCCACCAcaggcagggagggcttcctga